The following are encoded together in the Lathyrus oleraceus cultivar Zhongwan6 chromosome 3, CAAS_Psat_ZW6_1.0, whole genome shotgun sequence genome:
- the LOC127129534 gene encoding uncharacterized protein LOC127129534, translating to MPIYAKFMEYIISKKHSTDIDPIILTETCSVILQDMKIPMKKKDRGLVTIPCTIGDRKSKKALIDLGESVCLMPLSIYKKLGIGTVQDTRMTLQFAYRSVRRPYGIVEDVLVKIDKFFFPVDFVILEMPEDEEIPLILGRPFLETGRCIIDI from the coding sequence atgccaatatatgccaagttcatggAATACATCATCTCAAAAAAGCATTCCACTGATATAGACCCGATCATCCTAACGGAAACATGCAGTGTCATTCTTCAAGATATGAAAATCCCAATGAAAAAGAAAGATAGGGGATTAGTTACTATTCCATGCACTATCGGTGATAGAAAATCCAAGAAAGCCCTGATTGACTTAGGAGAAAGTGTATGCTTAATGCCACTATCCATCTATAAGAAATTAGGCATTGGCACCgttcaagatactcgaatgacaCTTCAGTTTGCATATCGCTCTGTGAGGCGACCTTATGGCATTGTGGAAGAcgttcttgtaaaaattgacaagttttTTTTCCCAGTTGACTTTGTCATTCTGGAAATGCCcgaagatgaggagattcctctcatattaGGCAGACCATTCTTGGAAACAGGACGATGTATAATAGACATATGA